One part of the Rhizobium rhizogenes genome encodes these proteins:
- a CDS encoding porin — protein MNIKSLLIGSAAALAAVSGAQAADAIVAAEPEPLEYVRVCDAFGTGFFYIPGTETCLKFGGYIRFQTDFGRDRSGTSDWNSFTRAQFEVDTRTDTELGALRGFIGFRGNADNGSSSSSGVHVDQAFIELCGLRVGKFYSEWDNDLNGETDILSTNALFNSIAYTYDTGSFKATLSVDELEGTLTSKDNNVGITAVVGANVGAFAATIVGSYDTDLEEGAIRAIVFADVGPGTLGLAGVWASGANAYYAESEWAVAAEYAIKATDRLTITPAFQYLGNVAPNFVGNLNADWTNNDAWTAGLTVDYKITDGLTTKITANYYDEDNSDDQVTGFVRLQRTF, from the coding sequence ATGAACATCAAGAGCCTTCTGATTGGTTCCGCTGCAGCTCTCGCAGCAGTATCCGGCGCACAGGCCGCTGACGCTATCGTCGCTGCCGAGCCAGAGCCCCTGGAGTACGTTCGCGTTTGCGATGCTTTCGGCACCGGATTCTTTTACATTCCCGGCACCGAAACCTGCCTGAAGTTCGGCGGTTACATCCGCTTCCAGACCGACTTCGGTCGCGACCGCTCCGGCACGTCTGACTGGAACTCCTTCACGCGCGCCCAGTTCGAAGTTGATACCCGCACCGACACCGAGCTCGGCGCTCTGCGTGGCTTCATCGGCTTCCGCGGCAACGCTGACAACGGCTCGTCCTCTTCGTCCGGCGTTCACGTTGATCAGGCTTTCATCGAGCTTTGTGGTTTGAGGGTCGGTAAGTTCTACAGCGAGTGGGATAACGACCTCAACGGTGAAACGGACATCCTGTCCACCAACGCCCTGTTCAACTCGATTGCCTATACCTACGATACCGGCTCGTTCAAGGCGACCCTCTCTGTTGATGAGCTGGAAGGTACGTTGACCTCCAAGGACAACAATGTCGGCATCACGGCTGTAGTTGGCGCGAATGTTGGCGCATTCGCGGCAACCATCGTTGGCTCCTATGATACAGACCTTGAAGAAGGTGCGATCCGCGCTATTGTTTTCGCTGATGTAGGTCCTGGCACGCTTGGCCTCGCCGGTGTTTGGGCTTCCGGTGCGAACGCATACTACGCGGAATCGGAATGGGCAGTTGCCGCAGAATATGCGATCAAAGCAACCGACCGTCTCACGATCACGCCTGCTTTCCAGTATCTCGGCAACGTTGCCCCGAACTTTGTGGGTAACCTGAACGCTGACTGGACCAACAATGACGCCTGGACTGCTGGTCTGACGGTTGACTACAAGATCACCGACGGTCTTACGACGAAGATCACTGCGAATTATTACGATGAAGACAATAGCGACGATCAGGTTACCGGCTTTGTTCGTCTGCAGCGCACGTTCTAA
- a CDS encoding glycosyl hydrolase 108 family protein has product MARETLPVALDLMLGHEGGYVNAKTDRGDPIKYGITHKTLAARCGVAFVIAEQVEPRSLMPC; this is encoded by the coding sequence ATGGCTCGGGAAACGCTTCCCGTCGCTCTCGACCTTATGCTTGGTCATGAGGGCGGCTACGTGAATGCAAAGACGGATCGGGGCGACCCGATCAAGTATGGCATTACCCATAAGACCCTCGCTGCTCGTTGCGGTGTTGCCTTTGTCATTGCCGAACAGGTCGAGCCCAGGTCGTTAATGCCCTGTTAA
- a CDS encoding MFS transporter, with protein MTDTTSEFDGSTIALEAAEEPAWTAATWFAVLSMAATSFALVSAEFLPAGLLTPMARDLGITEGTAGQVVTATASVGAVTALLSNVLIGKLNRKSVLVGLSALAIGSNILASVAADFWLLLLGRAGLGIALSGFWALSVAVVARLVGANSTGRGMAIVTLGVSLATIAAPSMGALISDWLGWRIAMSMTAGLAVIAMLLQILSLPSLPASTSNSLSDVLRLTRRRSVQLGMLAILLLMTGHFAGSVYVRPFLEQVTLLETTPIALALLGFGVASVIGNVLGGRMADTSIRLALIVTAALMAFATIALVVWGVHTGAAFALVALWGLAFGMAPVVLPTNLSRGAPDALEAAGSLMVVSFQVAISIGAVFGGYIVDSYGATAPLALTAILAASTVALALLQRPD; from the coding sequence ATGACGGACACGACATCTGAATTTGATGGGTCAACAATTGCCCTGGAGGCCGCCGAGGAACCCGCATGGACCGCTGCGACCTGGTTCGCGGTTCTTTCGATGGCGGCCACCAGCTTTGCGCTTGTATCGGCCGAGTTTCTGCCAGCGGGATTGTTGACGCCCATGGCGCGCGATCTCGGCATTACCGAGGGTACGGCCGGACAGGTTGTTACGGCGACAGCTTCCGTGGGCGCCGTGACGGCTTTGCTGAGCAATGTTCTCATCGGTAAACTGAACCGCAAGAGCGTGCTTGTCGGTCTCAGTGCGCTGGCGATCGGCTCCAACATTCTCGCATCGGTTGCTGCCGATTTCTGGCTATTGTTATTGGGCCGGGCCGGATTGGGTATCGCGCTCAGCGGTTTCTGGGCGCTTTCGGTTGCCGTTGTGGCGCGGCTCGTCGGCGCGAATTCGACCGGGCGCGGCATGGCCATCGTTACCCTCGGCGTTTCGCTCGCCACCATCGCAGCTCCTTCGATGGGCGCCTTGATCAGCGACTGGCTGGGATGGCGCATCGCCATGTCGATGACGGCGGGACTTGCCGTCATTGCCATGCTGCTGCAGATACTCAGCCTGCCGTCGCTGCCGGCAAGTACGAGCAACAGTCTTTCCGATGTTCTGCGGCTGACGCGTCGGCGCAGCGTTCAACTGGGGATGCTTGCAATCCTGTTGCTGATGACGGGGCATTTTGCCGGTTCGGTCTATGTGCGTCCCTTCCTCGAACAGGTGACGCTGCTTGAGACCACGCCGATTGCCCTCGCCCTGCTCGGCTTTGGCGTCGCCTCCGTAATCGGCAATGTGCTGGGGGGCCGGATGGCTGACACCAGTATCCGCCTCGCGCTCATCGTTACCGCCGCTCTGATGGCATTTGCGACGATCGCCCTTGTTGTCTGGGGTGTTCATACCGGTGCCGCATTTGCTCTCGTCGCACTTTGGGGCCTTGCCTTCGGCATGGCGCCTGTGGTGCTGCCGACCAACCTTTCCCGCGGCGCACCCGACGCGCTGGAGGCAGCAGGCAGCCTGATGGTCGTTTCCTTTCAGGTGGCCATCAGCATCGGTGCGGTTTTCGGCGGTTATATCGTCGATTCCTACGGTGCTACCGCTCCGTTGGCGCTGACCGCGATACTGGCTGCATCCACGGTCGCTCTGGCCTTGCTGCAGCGTCCTGATTGA
- a CDS encoding GSCFA domain-containing protein: MRTNSPYAKLPDTSFWKRSVSGLSAQDVDPLIATPFTIGTQSAVATAGSCFAQHISRTLSEKGFNYLVPETGPADKNYGVYPCRFGNIYTVRQLLQTFERAYGLRASMSSAWRRGDVFIDPYRPQIEPDGFASLKELEDDRFTHLEHVRAMFEKCDVFIFTLGLTEGWETSEGTVVPLAPGVAGYPEDTETYQFKNYNVLDMVSDFSAFMAKFRRVNPSVKVLLTVSPVPLIATFEKRHVLEANVYSKSALRVAADMICQSDENVHYFPSYEIITGPHNGYRYFESDLRSVSPAGVAQVMSIFSKHFLTDIVLDEQPRATPTIAIPTTQNDEPRHELYEIICDEEAIDP; the protein is encoded by the coding sequence ATGCGCACGAACTCCCCATATGCGAAGCTACCTGACACATCATTTTGGAAGAGAAGTGTTTCTGGATTGAGCGCTCAGGACGTTGACCCACTAATCGCTACTCCATTCACGATTGGAACGCAGAGCGCAGTGGCAACGGCAGGTAGTTGCTTCGCCCAACATATCTCCAGGACCCTGTCAGAAAAAGGATTCAACTACCTCGTCCCCGAGACTGGACCGGCAGATAAAAATTATGGTGTCTACCCATGCAGGTTTGGGAATATCTACACGGTTCGGCAGTTGCTTCAGACGTTCGAAAGAGCCTATGGATTGAGAGCATCGATGTCCAGCGCTTGGCGACGGGGCGATGTTTTCATAGATCCATATAGGCCTCAAATCGAACCAGATGGTTTCGCTTCCTTAAAAGAACTAGAAGATGATCGATTTACGCACCTCGAACATGTTCGAGCAATGTTCGAAAAATGTGACGTTTTTATCTTTACGCTTGGCCTGACCGAAGGATGGGAAACAAGCGAAGGTACCGTAGTTCCGCTCGCGCCCGGAGTGGCTGGATACCCTGAAGATACGGAGACATATCAGTTCAAAAACTACAATGTTCTCGACATGGTTTCTGACTTCTCAGCTTTCATGGCAAAATTTCGCCGAGTGAACCCCTCGGTGAAGGTACTCCTAACCGTTTCACCTGTTCCCCTCATTGCAACATTCGAAAAACGGCATGTTCTTGAAGCAAATGTTTATAGCAAATCAGCTCTTAGAGTTGCCGCCGATATGATATGTCAATCCGATGAAAACGTTCACTACTTCCCATCCTATGAAATTATCACTGGTCCACACAACGGGTATCGGTATTTCGAATCCGATCTTCGTTCTGTGTCTCCTGCCGGGGTTGCGCAGGTAATGTCGATATTCTCAAAGCATTTTTTGACGGACATAGTTCTTGACGAACAACCAAGAGCAACACCAACCATTGCAATACCAACAACCCAAAATGATGAGCCTCGTCACGAGTTGTATGAGATAATCTGCGATGAGGAGGCTATCGACCCATGA
- a CDS encoding ABC transporter ATP-binding protein: MIRLEQATKYARVKGFKKPIIENASLVINRGRSIGLLGRNGAGKSTLLQLIAGSLQLDRGRIVRSGRISWPLGFQGSFQPSMSGEQNVRFVARIYGVDTEELVAYVEEFAELGAFYKAPVGTYSSGMKARLAFGVSMGVKFDYYLVDEITAVGDANFKQKCHEVFQHRLQDSDVIMVSHSTGTIRDYCQSGVVLENGKLTYFDDVEDAIRVHDRNMKGSGK, translated from the coding sequence ATGATCAGACTGGAACAGGCAACGAAATATGCGCGTGTCAAAGGTTTCAAGAAACCGATCATTGAGAACGCGTCGCTTGTGATAAATCGTGGCCGCAGCATTGGTTTGCTTGGCCGCAACGGCGCCGGCAAATCGACTTTGCTGCAGCTGATCGCCGGCTCCCTGCAGCTGGACCGGGGGCGGATTGTCCGCAGCGGCCGCATCTCCTGGCCGCTCGGTTTCCAGGGCAGTTTCCAGCCGAGCATGTCGGGTGAACAGAATGTCCGGTTCGTCGCGCGTATCTATGGGGTCGATACCGAAGAACTGGTCGCATATGTCGAAGAATTTGCCGAATTGGGAGCCTTTTACAAAGCGCCGGTCGGCACCTATTCTTCGGGAATGAAGGCCAGGCTTGCATTTGGCGTCAGCATGGGCGTCAAGTTCGACTATTATCTGGTCGATGAAATAACGGCGGTTGGCGATGCCAACTTCAAGCAGAAGTGTCACGAGGTTTTCCAGCATCGCTTGCAGGACTCCGATGTGATAATGGTATCTCACAGCACGGGAACGATCCGCGATTATTGCCAGAGCGGTGTCGTTCTCGAAAATGGAAAACTGACATATTTCGATGATGTCGAGGATGCGATCCGCGTTCATGACCGCAATATGAAAGGAAGTGGAAAATGA
- a CDS encoding DUF982 domain-containing protein, with protein MKSGSWDNTVTIELGGRSKTYARISTTRRAASYLIDQWPGSRDFAYKEAIVSCTQALKGEVNDEAAFNSFVQAALVSGLKYTSVPSYAPNEFERDIASALAQSLLNDLRHATRQA; from the coding sequence ATGAAATCTGGATCGTGGGACAACACTGTTACGATCGAGCTGGGTGGCAGAAGCAAGACCTACGCGCGCATCTCCACAACCCGCCGGGCTGCGTCATATCTTATTGATCAGTGGCCAGGATCTCGTGACTTTGCCTACAAAGAAGCAATCGTCTCCTGTACGCAGGCGCTCAAAGGAGAGGTGAATGATGAGGCCGCTTTCAACAGTTTCGTCCAAGCAGCGTTGGTGTCTGGCTTGAAATATACGAGCGTGCCCAGCTATGCGCCCAACGAGTTTGAACGCGATATCGCAAGTGCCTTAGCTCAGTCTCTGCTGAACGATCTGCGTCATGCAACCAGACAAGCATGA
- a CDS encoding WcbI family polysaccharide biosynthesis putative acetyltransferase, protein MKIGVFGNCQTEGFATSVKNMTGAEVVEYTVQKARSASEEELQSQALKLSECDTVFTQPSITNNFGPLSFDKLSLICKSLVPFPHIATTSLHPDCHYIRDNGVALEGPMGPYHSAIIAGAFLAGLSSSRAVSLFNKYVYVTLKYTSVLVSRQPMSVDADDMGYDYTAFLSGDRGVFMHTPNHPNADVIFDTARQALGKAGISHTYANPPEDKLAELGVWPVYPEIATSLGMRGDMIFRQRKSRGGVFDLSEVVDAFFTSYAVSKITETPQIKAASAFIRSELV, encoded by the coding sequence ATGAAGATTGGAGTATTTGGAAACTGCCAAACGGAAGGGTTCGCGACATCAGTCAAGAACATGACTGGTGCTGAGGTGGTAGAGTACACAGTTCAGAAGGCTCGGTCCGCTTCTGAAGAAGAACTTCAATCGCAAGCGCTCAAGCTCTCTGAATGCGATACGGTTTTCACTCAGCCGTCAATAACCAACAACTTTGGTCCGTTGTCATTTGATAAACTTTCACTGATCTGCAAATCCCTGGTACCGTTCCCTCACATCGCCACAACATCTCTTCATCCAGATTGTCACTACATTCGCGATAACGGAGTTGCTCTTGAAGGCCCTATGGGACCGTATCACTCAGCAATCATCGCGGGCGCATTTCTCGCTGGCCTATCATCAAGCCGTGCAGTAAGCTTGTTTAACAAGTACGTGTACGTGACTTTGAAATACACATCGGTTCTGGTCAGCCGTCAGCCAATGTCCGTTGATGCAGATGATATGGGGTACGATTATACCGCGTTTCTGTCTGGCGATAGAGGTGTATTCATGCACACACCCAATCATCCCAACGCAGACGTTATCTTCGATACCGCTAGACAGGCTCTTGGGAAAGCGGGGATCTCACACACCTACGCGAATCCCCCAGAGGATAAGTTGGCAGAACTCGGTGTGTGGCCCGTATATCCTGAGATAGCGACCTCTCTTGGTATGAGGGGCGACATGATTTTCCGGCAACGAAAATCAAGAGGCGGTGTTTTCGATCTAAGCGAAGTGGTAGATGCTTTCTTTACATCATACGCTGTCTCAAAGATTACAGAAACGCCTCAGATTAAAGCCGCATCTGCGTTCATCAGAAGCGAGTTAGTCTAA
- a CDS encoding ABC transporter permease, producing MYYLKAHIRVVGALLIREMSTRFGSKPGGYVWAIIDPAGHIAFMSLIFMAITHTPALGKSFALFFATGYLAFQFYAAMAGFLNGAIKANRTLLSYPNVAPIDTIVARYILQAGTTSVVSFCVLGVILLTVDQPVYLNWPAIIEAAFAATVLGLGIGIFNNVATLRFPLYEQVFNIINRPMFLISGVFFLPDALPAPIRDIVLLNPLVHVVMLFRKGFYPEYRADMMNMTYLYSFALTILFMGLLLFTRSASVLRSR from the coding sequence GTGTATTATCTGAAGGCTCATATCCGCGTGGTTGGTGCGCTCCTGATCCGCGAGATGTCGACGCGATTTGGCAGCAAGCCCGGCGGATATGTCTGGGCAATCATTGACCCGGCCGGCCACATAGCATTCATGTCGCTGATTTTCATGGCGATAACGCATACGCCCGCTCTCGGGAAAAGCTTTGCGCTCTTTTTTGCGACGGGTTATCTCGCCTTTCAGTTCTACGCGGCGATGGCAGGTTTCCTGAACGGGGCGATCAAAGCCAACCGGACATTGCTCAGCTATCCCAACGTCGCGCCGATCGACACCATTGTCGCCCGCTATATTCTGCAGGCGGGAACGACCTCTGTCGTGTCCTTCTGCGTCCTCGGCGTGATCCTGTTGACGGTCGATCAGCCGGTATACCTCAATTGGCCCGCGATTATCGAGGCGGCTTTCGCGGCGACCGTGCTCGGCCTGGGGATCGGCATATTCAACAATGTCGCAACGTTGCGGTTTCCGCTTTACGAGCAGGTCTTCAACATCATCAACAGGCCGATGTTCCTGATTTCCGGCGTCTTTTTCCTGCCTGACGCGCTTCCCGCCCCGATCCGCGATATTGTTTTGCTCAATCCGCTGGTTCATGTCGTCATGTTGTTCCGAAAAGGGTTTTATCCAGAATACCGGGCGGACATGATGAACATGACCTATCTCTATTCCTTCGCTCTGACGATCCTGTTCATGGGTCTTCTTCTGTTCACCCGCTCAGCGTCCGTGTTGAGGAGCCGATGA
- a CDS encoding polysaccharide biosynthesis/export family protein, producing the protein MSYFVVFINLVLRLKGHGFMQLCRVPGQGGVRVGIRAFLGIFGLRFLGNSKLFRNCFIVVSTIGIGGCDTLPSAGPTADEIKSQAGKPAMVKGDSVSTVFDVVDVSHRSAQMVANFSTTTLHRRFGIGGAAKRVVIGVGDQLKISIFEAGANGLFSSSENKQTVLDVVVQPDGTAAIPYVGTVKFAGATLEEARQKILSGLTNKAIEPDVLVTSVGTSSRNVTVSGAVGRPSMVPMSLTGETITEVIAKAGGPSAQPYESYVTLVRGRATGSALLKTVIENPSENIYVQPGDQIFVTKDPRTFTVLGEVSKNSRIEFGANDLNILEAVAMAGGGASDRSNAAGYFVFRYEEPEIVADLLGAERFRQLRDKGMNPNNDGRYPLVYRLDMTRADSLIVGQTFPIKSRDVIYVSRHPVVDLDRFLQLVGRPIGTAYQVRNLVD; encoded by the coding sequence GTGTCATATTTTGTGGTCTTCATTAATCTCGTGTTGAGGTTAAAAGGTCATGGGTTTATGCAACTGTGTCGAGTGCCTGGACAGGGCGGCGTTCGCGTTGGAATACGAGCATTTCTGGGGATATTTGGTTTGCGTTTTCTGGGGAATTCGAAACTTTTTCGCAACTGCTTTATCGTCGTTTCGACAATCGGTATTGGCGGATGTGACACATTGCCGAGCGCCGGGCCCACTGCTGATGAGATAAAGTCACAGGCCGGCAAGCCGGCAATGGTGAAAGGCGATTCCGTTTCCACGGTCTTCGATGTCGTCGATGTGAGCCATCGTTCGGCGCAGATGGTTGCGAACTTCTCCACGACGACACTCCACAGGCGCTTCGGTATTGGCGGGGCAGCCAAGCGCGTTGTGATTGGCGTCGGTGATCAGCTCAAGATTTCCATTTTCGAAGCCGGTGCGAACGGGCTGTTTTCAAGTTCCGAGAACAAGCAGACGGTTCTGGACGTGGTTGTGCAGCCAGACGGAACCGCGGCAATTCCCTATGTCGGCACTGTCAAGTTCGCAGGCGCCACCCTTGAAGAGGCGCGCCAGAAGATTCTCTCGGGCCTGACCAACAAGGCGATCGAGCCGGACGTTCTTGTTACCAGTGTTGGCACAAGTTCCAGAAACGTTACCGTCTCCGGTGCCGTGGGGCGCCCTTCCATGGTGCCGATGAGCCTCACAGGTGAGACTATTACCGAGGTGATCGCAAAGGCCGGTGGTCCGAGTGCTCAGCCTTATGAATCCTATGTTACCCTTGTTCGCGGGCGTGCGACCGGCAGCGCGCTCCTCAAGACGGTCATCGAAAATCCGTCTGAGAATATCTACGTCCAGCCCGGTGACCAGATATTCGTCACCAAGGATCCACGAACATTTACCGTCCTTGGAGAGGTCAGCAAGAACAGCCGGATCGAGTTCGGGGCCAACGACCTGAATATTCTGGAGGCCGTGGCCATGGCCGGAGGTGGAGCCTCCGATCGTTCCAATGCTGCCGGCTATTTTGTGTTCCGTTATGAAGAACCCGAAATCGTGGCGGATCTGCTTGGTGCGGAGCGTTTCCGGCAGCTGCGTGACAAGGGCATGAACCCGAACAATGACGGGCGTTACCCGCTGGTCTATCGCCTGGACATGACCCGCGCCGACAGTCTCATCGTTGGGCAGACGTTCCCGATCAAGAGCCGCGATGTTATCTATGTTTCCCGTCACCCCGTGGTTGATCTGGATCGCTTCCTGCAGCTCGTCGGGCGGCCGATAGGAACCGCATACCAGGTTAGAAATCTGGTTGATTAA
- a CDS encoding transposase, protein MRPLHKMPNIRLVCAVAITAFAPSIEGFRSERAFAAWLGLVFRHSFVWW, encoded by the coding sequence ATGCGACCGCTCCATAAGATGCCAAATATCAGGCTCGTCTGTGCTGTGGCGATCACAGCTTTCGCGCCGTCGATAGAGGGGTTTCGAAGCGAACGTGCCTTTGCTGCCTGGCTTGGCCTCGTCTTTCGACACTCATTCGTGTGGTGGTGA
- a CDS encoding RkpR, polysaccharide export protein, with the protein MSDDQQRSSNKVESAQLPAKRANTTVIDNLLKVDLKAERDNTSRQAKASPNKRKKLKGLKLRHAVIGAGFLLAVALPTTVAGLYMAFVAADQYHSSAAFAVRSIDGKVSGDILGMFTQSAGGSTTGADSYMLLDYIRSERMIEAVSQTIDLEKAFARRGMDFFYALEPNLPIEEKLVYWKDMVKVDYDHTSSILNITVKAFDPETAKTIAAAVIMESERLINDLSLNARNGVLKASQDEVALAEGRLSAARVALRNFRDVSQEADPVEAAKLAAQLVGSLEQQLTQLKAELTAALTRMAPNSPRIRVITTQIESLEKQLEQEKQRFGSGNTGGNQSGDVATRILQYESLETEREFAEKAYTAALGGLEKARMDANNQQRYLATFIEPTLSQLAQYPSRLMNVALVFLGGLFLWGVITMAYYNIRDRN; encoded by the coding sequence ATGAGCGACGATCAACAGCGTTCCAGCAACAAGGTGGAGAGCGCTCAGCTTCCGGCAAAACGCGCCAATACCACGGTGATTGATAATCTGCTGAAGGTTGATCTGAAGGCTGAGCGTGACAACACATCACGTCAGGCGAAAGCGTCGCCGAACAAGCGGAAGAAGCTGAAAGGCCTCAAGCTCCGCCATGCGGTGATTGGCGCCGGTTTCCTGCTCGCTGTTGCGCTTCCCACCACGGTCGCCGGATTATACATGGCATTCGTCGCGGCGGATCAATATCACAGCTCCGCGGCCTTCGCCGTGCGCAGCATCGATGGCAAGGTGAGCGGCGATATTCTTGGCATGTTCACGCAAAGCGCGGGCGGCAGCACGACCGGTGCCGATTCATATATGCTGCTCGATTACATCCGCAGCGAGCGCATGATCGAGGCCGTTTCGCAGACGATCGATCTCGAGAAGGCTTTTGCGCGTCGCGGCATGGATTTCTTTTATGCGCTTGAGCCGAATCTGCCCATCGAAGAAAAGCTTGTTTACTGGAAGGATATGGTGAAGGTCGATTATGACCATACGTCATCGATCCTCAATATCACCGTCAAGGCATTTGATCCCGAGACGGCGAAAACCATTGCTGCGGCCGTGATTATGGAAAGCGAGAGACTGATCAACGATCTGTCGCTCAATGCGCGAAACGGCGTTCTGAAGGCGTCTCAGGATGAGGTTGCGCTTGCGGAAGGTCGTCTTTCCGCGGCCCGCGTGGCATTACGCAATTTCCGGGATGTGTCGCAGGAGGCTGACCCCGTCGAAGCCGCAAAGCTTGCCGCGCAGCTCGTCGGCTCCCTGGAGCAGCAATTGACGCAACTGAAAGCGGAACTGACGGCCGCGCTGACGCGAATGGCGCCGAACTCGCCGCGCATCCGTGTCATCACCACGCAGATCGAAAGTCTGGAAAAGCAGCTGGAGCAGGAAAAACAGCGTTTCGGCAGCGGCAATACGGGGGGCAATCAGTCCGGCGATGTCGCTACCCGGATTCTGCAATATGAATCTCTGGAAACGGAACGTGAATTTGCGGAAAAGGCTTATACCGCCGCGCTTGGCGGGCTGGAAAAGGCCCGGATGGATGCCAACAACCAGCAACGATATCTCGCGACTTTCATTGAGCCGACGTTGTCGCAACTGGCGCAATATCCTTCACGCCTCATGAATGTGGCACTGGTGTTTCTGGGCGGTCTGTTCCTGTGGGGCGTCATCACCATGGCCTATTATAATATTCGCGATCGCAACTGA
- a CDS encoding glycosyltransferase: MAKKAPIVPAGISAIAVAAVPFLFKKALTSDHKSSAKVLFSPVSLSNVYLNVGHTGLEKDRLLGNLKKNPNWKTAIYVHDVLPITHPHLFVDGTKQKHDVRMRNVVKFSDIVFANSHFTAEETERLYKRKVDAVLEIGSEASTRVPSHLGERTGFVSIGTVEPRKNYLWLVTSWISFCKKYPDIVKGEKLNIFGASGWLNGSNLERLKEEIESSSNVEMIHGASDEDVVAELKRSRAYLTAAEVEGWGMPLAESLSLGTPVICSDVKAHREVTRGKASFFEFNNEEELHALLLKSYTDGAEEMAETASQFEPWLWESHFARLKSLSQSF, encoded by the coding sequence ATGGCGAAGAAGGCGCCCATAGTGCCTGCGGGGATTTCTGCTATAGCAGTTGCTGCGGTGCCATTCTTATTCAAGAAAGCGTTGACGTCCGACCATAAGTCTTCCGCAAAGGTGCTCTTTTCGCCTGTTTCGTTGAGCAACGTTTATCTTAACGTTGGGCACACGGGACTAGAAAAAGATCGCTTGCTGGGGAATCTCAAAAAAAATCCCAATTGGAAGACTGCAATTTACGTTCATGATGTCCTCCCGATCACGCACCCGCATCTTTTTGTTGATGGTACCAAACAAAAACATGACGTGAGGATGCGCAATGTTGTAAAATTCTCGGATATTGTCTTTGCGAACTCTCACTTTACCGCGGAGGAGACGGAGCGACTTTACAAGAGGAAAGTCGATGCTGTGCTTGAGATTGGATCGGAGGCATCGACAAGGGTTCCGTCTCATTTAGGTGAGCGAACTGGATTTGTTTCTATCGGCACGGTAGAGCCGCGCAAGAACTACCTCTGGCTAGTAACGTCGTGGATTTCATTTTGTAAAAAATATCCGGATATCGTCAAAGGCGAAAAACTCAACATATTTGGCGCGAGCGGTTGGTTGAATGGGTCTAATTTGGAAAGGCTCAAGGAGGAAATTGAATCTTCTTCGAATGTTGAAATGATTCATGGCGCTAGTGATGAGGATGTGGTTGCAGAGTTGAAGCGTTCAAGGGCATACCTGACAGCCGCAGAGGTTGAGGGCTGGGGAATGCCGCTGGCGGAGAGTCTATCCTTGGGGACGCCTGTCATATGCAGTGATGTGAAGGCTCACCGGGAGGTCACTAGGGGTAAGGCAAGCTTCTTTGAGTTCAACAACGAGGAAGAACTCCATGCGTTGCTACTCAAAAGTTACACTGACGGTGCAGAGGAGATGGCAGAAACGGCATCTCAGTTTGAGCCGTGGCTCTGGGAGAGCCACTTTGCCCGGCTGAAATCATTGTCCCAGTCTTTCTAA